One window of Luteolibacter sp. Y139 genomic DNA carries:
- a CDS encoding site-2 protease family protein — protein sequence MTAVALLSFSNLLPGWVLAAWFGIVVLGPLLLLLVASFRRLGKTRKVTELSPMPPAMLSPDLARCGQPWIGRLGYLGHQMIQILHPAGDDAPDTATWVLPSSKDRSLALLTGTIPPSGGKPGFALRLMTFLADGRVIVTADHPVTHRIPGHWALLQRSFRTIEEQLQVHRERVEELRAGMAAILPAAAEIASRLATEERAINEALLTYGDYRTSGETEIRPSLLHAPAMVLRDLFTRLAGLHALSTTKKDIASARKDSTPGEDELSSGGGFKISLEDQIEQDIRRYRKHADQPLAKKYKRRRAALLLITLVAFTAAFGHDHPQETVAMLLGLIAVHEFGHWLMMKIFGYQRMGRFFVPFVGPIDQGSKPHAPAWQQLAVILAGPLPGLVFGLGVTIASFFTADLPMWLRDLGGLALALNAFQLLPFLPLDGGKAVDLLIFRDLPILRPFFTIVSALATFAAGLMVKSRALKVLAITMFSGLAWDFKMIKVVRGGRRLGWAGTVDDDKEALEKIFRGVREENNDSFLRGGDWQRQIDVLLGEVLRKRAGFVLRIFGGAFYSWSLVIPLLLIVFLFTGKFIGSAGQLNRLAKDVVEFREGFPVEQRAVTQVQYDAVTGLAGLTDDAVASGMGTPRELATLLPAEVTTELDKLDWTAASITLHGGELEPATLSIWLESLCARMETATKNGQHAEALRRAEILLHGLNALEPASLLSEREPMWDAQLRVLTAVDQLAASGKLDAATIQRLDARVKALNKAPVPAVESLLLVDSWGRRQAETALVAPKPADGPEPEFDTRFWRLATPQSRNLFNNIVAFKDATPATVLLGRYWKKSGKVGELPPEFEGGVKVHPAPGEAEYIAAFCDHHRQIALRRMTTLSALAMETYRLKNGAFPKQWKYAIPGGAELSLDNTSSPCLKLIDHLKEVRKPYPAWLGPLKDPATVDYTCPLNPAQEISKR from the coding sequence ATGACGGCGGTCGCCCTCCTGTCTTTTTCAAACCTGTTGCCCGGCTGGGTGCTGGCAGCCTGGTTCGGCATCGTCGTTCTCGGTCCCCTCCTCCTTCTACTGGTCGCCTCATTCCGGCGATTGGGAAAAACCCGGAAGGTCACCGAACTCTCCCCCATGCCCCCGGCCATGCTCTCCCCGGACCTCGCCCGCTGCGGCCAGCCGTGGATCGGCCGCCTCGGCTACCTGGGTCACCAGATGATCCAGATCCTGCACCCCGCGGGAGACGATGCCCCGGACACCGCCACCTGGGTCCTGCCGAGCTCGAAGGACCGCTCTCTCGCACTGCTCACCGGCACCATTCCCCCCAGCGGCGGGAAGCCAGGCTTCGCCCTGCGGCTGATGACCTTCCTCGCCGATGGCCGCGTCATCGTCACTGCCGACCATCCGGTCACCCATCGCATACCGGGCCACTGGGCACTCCTGCAGCGGAGCTTCCGCACCATCGAGGAACAGCTCCAGGTCCATCGCGAACGGGTGGAAGAGCTCCGCGCCGGCATGGCCGCCATCTTGCCCGCTGCCGCCGAGATCGCCTCCCGCCTCGCCACCGAGGAACGCGCCATCAACGAGGCACTGCTCACCTACGGCGACTATCGTACTTCCGGCGAAACGGAAATCCGTCCCTCCCTCCTCCACGCGCCCGCCATGGTGCTGCGCGATCTCTTCACGCGCCTCGCCGGCCTCCACGCCCTCTCCACCACCAAGAAGGACATCGCCAGCGCGCGCAAGGATTCCACCCCGGGCGAAGACGAACTCTCTTCCGGCGGCGGCTTCAAGATCTCACTGGAAGACCAGATCGAGCAGGACATCCGCCGCTACCGCAAGCACGCCGACCAGCCGCTCGCCAAGAAATACAAGCGCCGCCGCGCCGCGCTGCTGCTCATCACCCTCGTCGCCTTCACCGCCGCCTTCGGCCACGATCATCCTCAGGAAACCGTCGCCATGCTGCTCGGCCTCATCGCCGTGCACGAGTTCGGTCACTGGCTGATGATGAAGATTTTCGGCTACCAGCGCATGGGACGCTTCTTCGTGCCCTTCGTCGGACCCATCGACCAGGGCAGCAAGCCGCACGCACCCGCCTGGCAACAGCTCGCCGTCATCCTCGCCGGTCCACTGCCCGGCCTGGTCTTCGGACTCGGCGTCACCATCGCCAGCTTCTTCACCGCGGATCTGCCCATGTGGCTGCGCGACCTCGGCGGGCTGGCACTTGCGCTGAATGCCTTCCAGCTCCTCCCCTTCCTGCCGCTCGATGGTGGCAAGGCGGTCGACCTGCTCATCTTCCGCGACCTACCGATCCTCCGTCCGTTCTTCACCATCGTCTCCGCTCTCGCCACGTTCGCCGCCGGCCTGATGGTGAAGTCGAGGGCGCTGAAGGTCCTCGCCATCACCATGTTCTCCGGCCTCGCCTGGGACTTCAAGATGATCAAGGTCGTCCGCGGCGGCCGCCGCCTCGGCTGGGCCGGCACCGTCGATGACGATAAGGAAGCGCTTGAGAAAATCTTCCGCGGCGTACGCGAGGAGAACAATGACAGCTTCCTCCGCGGCGGCGATTGGCAGCGGCAGATCGACGTCCTGTTAGGCGAGGTCCTGCGCAAGCGCGCCGGCTTCGTCCTGCGCATCTTCGGCGGTGCCTTCTACAGCTGGTCGCTCGTCATTCCCCTCCTCCTCATCGTCTTCCTCTTCACTGGAAAATTCATCGGCAGCGCCGGCCAGTTGAATCGCCTCGCAAAGGACGTGGTGGAATTCCGCGAAGGCTTCCCCGTCGAGCAGCGGGCCGTCACCCAGGTACAATACGATGCCGTCACCGGACTCGCCGGCCTCACTGACGACGCCGTCGCCTCCGGCATGGGAACGCCCCGCGAGCTTGCCACCCTGCTCCCTGCCGAGGTCACCACGGAACTCGACAAGCTCGATTGGACCGCCGCCTCGATCACCCTCCACGGCGGCGAGCTCGAGCCCGCCACCCTCTCCATCTGGCTGGAGAGCCTGTGCGCCCGGATGGAGACCGCCACGAAAAATGGCCAGCACGCCGAAGCCCTCCGCCGCGCGGAAATCCTCCTTCACGGCCTGAACGCCCTCGAACCCGCCAGCCTCCTCAGCGAGCGCGAACCCATGTGGGATGCACAGCTCCGCGTCCTTACCGCCGTCGATCAACTCGCCGCCTCCGGCAAGCTCGATGCCGCGACCATCCAGCGCCTCGACGCCCGCGTGAAAGCGCTGAACAAAGCCCCGGTTCCTGCCGTGGAAAGCCTTCTCCTCGTCGACAGCTGGGGCCGTCGGCAAGCAGAGACCGCACTCGTCGCGCCCAAGCCAGCAGATGGCCCCGAACCGGAGTTCGACACCCGCTTCTGGCGTCTCGCCACTCCCCAGTCGCGGAACCTCTTCAACAACATCGTGGCCTTCAAGGACGCAACGCCTGCCACCGTCCTGTTAGGGCGCTACTGGAAGAAGTCCGGCAAGGTCGGCGAACTCCCCCCCGAATTCGAAGGCGGCGTCAAGGTGCACCCCGCACCCGGCGAGGCCGAATACATCGCGGCCTTCTGTGATCACCATCGCCAGATCGCACTGCGGCGCATGACCACACTCTCCGCTCTCGCCATGGAAACCTATCGCCTGAAAAACGGCGCGTTTCCCAAGCAGTGGAAGTATGCCATCCCCGGCGGCGCTGAACTCAGCCTGGACAACACCAGCAGCCCCTGCCTGAAGCTCATCGACCACCTGAAGGAAGTGAGGAAGCCCTATCCCGCGTGGCTCGGCCCGCTGAAGGACCCGGCCACGGTGGACTACACCTGCCCGCTGAATCCCGCGCAGGAAATCTCAAAGCGTTGA
- a CDS encoding vitamin K epoxide reductase family protein yields the protein MKARWLWLLIAAGVAIQVWLLVLKSSLGDVAGCGSTCDEVLSSRWSFVAGVPVPWFGLVTYVVTGIALKWRRPGLLASCLVLLGGAVVWFVGVQAFVLHHFCGWCLAAHGVALGTIGMGWRELRGMASVNWLPAVGGGLAPMGGAILIQVFGPVPATHRIEETAPVAAVVTDVHAQGGGRKVSFDGGAKRYDVEALPRLGPADAKHVLVEYFDYQCPACRTMHGFLETLRARHPREIAVIVLPVALERSCNRLLGPKDTVHEGSCEISRAALAVWRSAPGEFEEVHHALFADAQAGLRLAREKVGGGAKDEAWIDEMLRVDAEDWVVFSSKTKQLPKLLIADRRILHGLPSSEEDFVRVMEGELGLAK from the coding sequence ATGAAGGCCAGGTGGCTGTGGCTGCTGATCGCTGCCGGGGTGGCGATCCAGGTGTGGCTGCTGGTGTTGAAGTCGTCGCTTGGCGATGTCGCGGGGTGTGGCAGCACTTGTGACGAGGTGCTTTCGTCGCGGTGGTCGTTCGTGGCGGGGGTGCCGGTGCCGTGGTTCGGGCTGGTGACGTATGTGGTGACGGGCATCGCGCTGAAGTGGCGGAGGCCGGGGTTGCTGGCGAGTTGCCTGGTGCTGTTAGGCGGGGCGGTGGTGTGGTTTGTCGGGGTACAGGCGTTTGTGCTACATCATTTCTGTGGGTGGTGTCTTGCAGCGCATGGGGTGGCGCTGGGGACGATTGGGATGGGGTGGCGGGAGCTGAGGGGAATGGCTTCGGTGAACTGGTTGCCCGCGGTCGGTGGGGGACTGGCGCCGATGGGTGGGGCGATCTTGATCCAGGTTTTCGGGCCGGTGCCGGCGACGCATCGGATTGAGGAGACTGCGCCGGTTGCTGCGGTTGTGACGGATGTCCACGCGCAAGGTGGGGGACGGAAGGTGAGCTTCGATGGAGGGGCGAAGCGGTATGATGTGGAGGCTTTGCCAAGGCTGGGGCCGGCGGATGCGAAGCATGTGCTGGTGGAGTATTTCGACTACCAGTGTCCCGCTTGCCGGACGATGCATGGGTTTCTGGAGACGCTGCGGGCGCGGCATCCGCGGGAGATCGCGGTGATTGTTTTGCCGGTGGCTTTGGAGAGATCGTGCAATCGTTTGTTAGGACCGAAGGATACGGTGCACGAGGGGAGCTGTGAGATCTCGCGGGCGGCGCTGGCGGTGTGGCGAAGTGCGCCGGGGGAGTTCGAGGAGGTGCACCATGCGTTGTTTGCGGATGCGCAGGCGGGGTTGCGGTTGGCGCGGGAGAAGGTGGGTGGAGGAGCGAAGGATGAGGCGTGGATTGATGAGATGCTGAGGGTGGATGCGGAGGATTGGGTGGTTTTTTCGAGCAAGACGAAGCAGTTGCCGAAGTTGTTGATTGCAGACCGAAGGATTTTGCATGGGTTGCCTTCGAGTGAGGAGGATTTCGTGCGGGTGATGGAGGGGGAGTTGGGGCTCGCAAAGTAA
- a CDS encoding PEP-CTERM sorting domain-containing protein (PEP-CTERM proteins occur, often in large numbers, in the proteomes of bacteria that also encode an exosortase, a predicted intramembrane cysteine proteinase. The presence of a PEP-CTERM domain at a protein's C-terminus predicts cleavage within the sorting domain, followed by covalent anchoring to some some component of the (usually Gram-negative) cell surface. Many PEP-CTERM proteins exhibit an unusual sequence composition that includes large numbers of potential glycosylation sites. Expression of one such protein has been shown restore the ability of a bacterium to form floc, a type of biofilm.): protein MKCIPLIALLLGATAAHSQTLDWGNEVFDNVRDSEGERLTNSFVFELGAFDVGFKPTQGNVEEWVDHWNVFDRASYNESLGYFASSVQMTADGRSNSSWLTPGSGSFEGLEAFIFIRNGDLPVPMTEWLLARASTWIFPLADPNCCPNGLPTQWAVSDIDGDPPVWGAKDGIQGGGVVTNPAADGLQTHTFVPEPTAFLLLALGGLASITRRRRF from the coding sequence ATGAAATGCATCCCGTTGATCGCGCTGCTGCTCGGCGCGACGGCCGCCCATTCGCAGACGCTGGATTGGGGGAATGAAGTCTTCGACAATGTGCGGGACAGCGAGGGTGAGAGGCTCACGAATTCCTTCGTCTTCGAGCTCGGTGCGTTTGATGTGGGCTTCAAGCCGACGCAGGGAAATGTGGAGGAGTGGGTGGACCACTGGAATGTCTTCGACCGGGCGAGCTACAATGAGAGCCTCGGCTACTTCGCATCCTCGGTGCAGATGACGGCGGATGGCCGCAGCAACAGCTCGTGGCTGACGCCGGGGTCCGGAAGTTTCGAGGGGCTGGAGGCATTCATCTTCATTCGCAATGGCGACCTGCCGGTGCCAATGACCGAGTGGCTGCTGGCCCGCGCCTCGACGTGGATCTTCCCGCTCGCCGATCCGAACTGCTGCCCGAATGGCCTGCCGACGCAATGGGCGGTGAGCGACATCGATGGTGATCCTCCGGTCTGGGGAGCGAAGGATGGAATCCAGGGCGGCGGGGTGGTGACGAATCCGGCTGCGGATGGCTTGCAGACCCACACCTTCGTGCCGGAGCCGACGGCTTTCCTGCTGCTGGCGCTGGGTGGTCTCGCGTCCATTACCCGTCGTCGCCGATTCTAA